From a region of the Syngnathoides biaculeatus isolate LvHL_M chromosome 2, ASM1980259v1, whole genome shotgun sequence genome:
- the LOC133506961 gene encoding embryonic polyadenylate-binding protein B-like isoform X1 gives MMSNSGPTYPLASLYVGDLHPDVTEAMLYQKFSPAGPIMSIRVCRDIITRRSLGYAYINFQQPADAECALDTMNYDVLKGRPIRIMWSQRDPGLRKSGVGNIFIKNMDDSIDNKALYDTFSAFGNILSCKVVCDERGSKGYGFVHFETQEAANRAINTMNGMLLNDRKVFVGQFKSRKDREQEFGTKAMKFTNIYIKNFGEDYTDDNLKDVFSAYGKTLSVRVMKDERGHSRGFGFVNYANHEDAQKAVDEMNGKEFNGKFLYVGRAQKRLERQGELKRRFDQIKQDRIQRYQGVNLYVKNLDDSIDDERLRKEFSPYGTITSAKVMTDGSQSKGFGFVCFSSPEEATKAVTEMNGRIIATKPLYVALAQRREERKAILTNKYMQRLATLRSMTSPIIDSYHQTGYYMTVPQASTHTFYEHNAISNLRSVPRWAGQSPRVQGPYSTQNVGGSTPRRGSTAIATLRQASTQAPRIVSSTQKTNNIGTQTACGRADLSSISRSNQFKYSSAVRNPQQVMPVPMTRPQVVPAPVIEQPAHAQSIEPLTTSMLAAAPLVDQKQLFGERLYPLIHALHPNLAGKITGMLLEIDNAELRHMLESPESLHAKVDEAIAVLQAHQAKVCAPKK, from the exons ATGATGAGCAACAGCGGACCGACCTATCCCCTCGCCTCTTTGTATGTCGGGGACCTGCATCCAGATGTTACAGAAGCCATGCTGTACCAGAAGTTTTCTCCTGCCGGTCCCATCATGTCAATTCGTGTGTGTCGTGATATTATAACCCGGAGATCTTTGGGATATGCTTATATAAACTTCCAGCAACCAGCGGATG CTGAGTGTGCCTTGGATACAATGAACTACGACGTTCTCAAGGGACGGCCAATCCGAATAATGTGGTCGCAACGTGACCCAGGCCTCAGGAAGTCAGGCGTAGGCAACATCTTTATCAAGAACATGGATGACTCCATTGACAACAAGGCATTATATGATACTTTCTCAGCTTTTGGTAATATTTTGTCCTGCAAG GTCGTTTGTGATGAGAGAGGCTCAAAAGGGTACGGCTTTGTTCACTTTGAGACTCAGGAAGCTGCGAACCGTGCCATTAATACTATGAACGGAATGCTGCTGAATGACAGAAAAGT TTTTGTTGGCCAATTCAAGTCCCGCAAGGATCGAGAGCAGGAGTTCGGCACCAAAGCTATGAAATTCACCAATATCTACATTAAAAATTTTGGTGAAGACTACACTGATGACAATCTCAAAGAtgttttttctgcatatg GAAAGACGCTTAGTGTGCGTGTGATGAAGGACGAGCGAGGTCATTCACGTGGATTCGGCTTTGTAAACTATGCCAACCATGAGGATGCGCAAAAG GCAGTCGATGAGATGAATGGTAAGGAATTCAATGGGAAGTTCCTCTACGTTGGACGGGCTCAGAAGCGGCTTGAGCGTCAAGGAGAGCTTAAGCGCAGATTTGACCAAATCAAACAGGACCGAATCCAGCGTTATCAG GGTGTCAATCTGTATGTGAAGAACTTGGACGACAGCATAGATGATGAGAGACTTCGGAAGGAGTTCTCCCCCTATGGCACCATAACAAGTGCCAAG GTCATGACTGATGGGTCCCAAAGCAAAGGCTTTGGCTTTGTCTGCTTTTCTTCACCTGAGGAAGCAACAAAAGCAGTAACTGAGATGAACGGAAGAATTATTGCTACTAAGCCCCTGTATGTGGCACTTGCCCAGCGAAGGGAGGAGCGCAAAGCGATCCTCACTAACAAGTACATGCAGAGACTGGCCACCCTGAGGAGCATGACCAGTCCCATCATTGACTCGTACCATCAGACTGGCTACTACATGACTGTGCCACAG GCTTCCACACATACCTTCTATGAGCACAACGCCATCAGCAACCTGAGATCGGTTCCTCGTTGGGCAGGACAGTCCCCCAGAGTGCAGG GTCCATACTCAACCCAAAATGTTGGCGGGTCTACCCCTCGCCGTGGCTCCACTGCCATCGCCACATTGAGACAGGCTTCCACGCAGGCTCCACGTATTGTCAGTTCCACACAAAAGACAA ATAACATCGGAACTCAGACTGCGTGTGGGCGAGCTGACCTGTCCAGTATTTCCAGGAGTAATCAGTTCAAGTACTCGTCTGCGGTGCGAAACCCTCAGCAGGTCATGCCTGTACCAATGACTAGACCCCAG GTTGTTCCTGCCCCTGTGATTGAGCAACCAGCGCATGCTCAAAGCATTGAACCACTCACCACTTCAATGTTGGCTGCAGCACCACTTGTGGACCAGAAGCAGCTCTTTG gtGAGCGTCTGTACCCTCTAATCCATGCTCTTCACCCAAACCTGGCTGGAAAAATTACTGGAATGCTGCTGGAGATAGACAACGCGGAGCTGCGACACATGCTGGAGTCACCAGAGTCCCTCCATGCCAAG GTGGACGAGGCGATTGCTGTCTTACAAGCCCACCAAGCCAAAGTCTGCGCCCCCAAAAAGTGA
- the LOC133506961 gene encoding embryonic polyadenylate-binding protein B-like isoform X2 translates to MLYQKFSPAGPIMSIRVCRDIITRRSLGYAYINFQQPADAECALDTMNYDVLKGRPIRIMWSQRDPGLRKSGVGNIFIKNMDDSIDNKALYDTFSAFGNILSCKVVCDERGSKGYGFVHFETQEAANRAINTMNGMLLNDRKVFVGQFKSRKDREQEFGTKAMKFTNIYIKNFGEDYTDDNLKDVFSAYGKTLSVRVMKDERGHSRGFGFVNYANHEDAQKAVDEMNGKEFNGKFLYVGRAQKRLERQGELKRRFDQIKQDRIQRYQGVNLYVKNLDDSIDDERLRKEFSPYGTITSAKVMTDGSQSKGFGFVCFSSPEEATKAVTEMNGRIIATKPLYVALAQRREERKAILTNKYMQRLATLRSMTSPIIDSYHQTGYYMTVPQASTHTFYEHNAISNLRSVPRWAGQSPRVQGPYSTQNVGGSTPRRGSTAIATLRQASTQAPRIVSSTQKTNNIGTQTACGRADLSSISRSNQFKYSSAVRNPQQVMPVPMTRPQVVPAPVIEQPAHAQSIEPLTTSMLAAAPLVDQKQLFGERLYPLIHALHPNLAGKITGMLLEIDNAELRHMLESPESLHAKVDEAIAVLQAHQAKVCAPKK, encoded by the exons ATGCTGTACCAGAAGTTTTCTCCTGCCGGTCCCATCATGTCAATTCGTGTGTGTCGTGATATTATAACCCGGAGATCTTTGGGATATGCTTATATAAACTTCCAGCAACCAGCGGATG CTGAGTGTGCCTTGGATACAATGAACTACGACGTTCTCAAGGGACGGCCAATCCGAATAATGTGGTCGCAACGTGACCCAGGCCTCAGGAAGTCAGGCGTAGGCAACATCTTTATCAAGAACATGGATGACTCCATTGACAACAAGGCATTATATGATACTTTCTCAGCTTTTGGTAATATTTTGTCCTGCAAG GTCGTTTGTGATGAGAGAGGCTCAAAAGGGTACGGCTTTGTTCACTTTGAGACTCAGGAAGCTGCGAACCGTGCCATTAATACTATGAACGGAATGCTGCTGAATGACAGAAAAGT TTTTGTTGGCCAATTCAAGTCCCGCAAGGATCGAGAGCAGGAGTTCGGCACCAAAGCTATGAAATTCACCAATATCTACATTAAAAATTTTGGTGAAGACTACACTGATGACAATCTCAAAGAtgttttttctgcatatg GAAAGACGCTTAGTGTGCGTGTGATGAAGGACGAGCGAGGTCATTCACGTGGATTCGGCTTTGTAAACTATGCCAACCATGAGGATGCGCAAAAG GCAGTCGATGAGATGAATGGTAAGGAATTCAATGGGAAGTTCCTCTACGTTGGACGGGCTCAGAAGCGGCTTGAGCGTCAAGGAGAGCTTAAGCGCAGATTTGACCAAATCAAACAGGACCGAATCCAGCGTTATCAG GGTGTCAATCTGTATGTGAAGAACTTGGACGACAGCATAGATGATGAGAGACTTCGGAAGGAGTTCTCCCCCTATGGCACCATAACAAGTGCCAAG GTCATGACTGATGGGTCCCAAAGCAAAGGCTTTGGCTTTGTCTGCTTTTCTTCACCTGAGGAAGCAACAAAAGCAGTAACTGAGATGAACGGAAGAATTATTGCTACTAAGCCCCTGTATGTGGCACTTGCCCAGCGAAGGGAGGAGCGCAAAGCGATCCTCACTAACAAGTACATGCAGAGACTGGCCACCCTGAGGAGCATGACCAGTCCCATCATTGACTCGTACCATCAGACTGGCTACTACATGACTGTGCCACAG GCTTCCACACATACCTTCTATGAGCACAACGCCATCAGCAACCTGAGATCGGTTCCTCGTTGGGCAGGACAGTCCCCCAGAGTGCAGG GTCCATACTCAACCCAAAATGTTGGCGGGTCTACCCCTCGCCGTGGCTCCACTGCCATCGCCACATTGAGACAGGCTTCCACGCAGGCTCCACGTATTGTCAGTTCCACACAAAAGACAA ATAACATCGGAACTCAGACTGCGTGTGGGCGAGCTGACCTGTCCAGTATTTCCAGGAGTAATCAGTTCAAGTACTCGTCTGCGGTGCGAAACCCTCAGCAGGTCATGCCTGTACCAATGACTAGACCCCAG GTTGTTCCTGCCCCTGTGATTGAGCAACCAGCGCATGCTCAAAGCATTGAACCACTCACCACTTCAATGTTGGCTGCAGCACCACTTGTGGACCAGAAGCAGCTCTTTG gtGAGCGTCTGTACCCTCTAATCCATGCTCTTCACCCAAACCTGGCTGGAAAAATTACTGGAATGCTGCTGGAGATAGACAACGCGGAGCTGCGACACATGCTGGAGTCACCAGAGTCCCTCCATGCCAAG GTGGACGAGGCGATTGCTGTCTTACAAGCCCACCAAGCCAAAGTCTGCGCCCCCAAAAAGTGA